Proteins encoded in a region of the Teredinibacter purpureus genome:
- a CDS encoding CheR family methyltransferase yields the protein MNNSNVGDFSQREFPMTQQNFEEIKVVAYSLTGISLSNHKKNMVYGRLARRLRRLNVASFNEYCDVIREKNSREHVEFVNAITTNLTSFFREGHHFEFLSTKLLPRLLAEKRQEKRIRIWSAGCSTGEEPYSIAMTLKNFTGMSAWDVKILATDLDSNVVEKARLGEYATERVETIPDNCRRFIARNNVEDRVRVKDVIRDMITFKQLNLLHEWPMKGRFDIIFCRNVVIYFDVETQKKLFERYANLLETTGNLFIGHSENLHNITSRFKSLGRTIYELN from the coding sequence TTGAATAATTCAAACGTAGGCGATTTTTCGCAGCGTGAATTTCCAATGACGCAGCAAAATTTTGAGGAAATAAAGGTCGTTGCCTATTCTCTGACCGGAATAAGCCTTTCGAACCATAAAAAAAATATGGTGTATGGCCGTTTGGCGCGTCGCTTACGGCGTTTAAATGTTGCCTCATTTAATGAGTACTGCGATGTTATTCGGGAAAAAAATAGCCGGGAACATGTTGAATTTGTTAATGCTATTACTACCAACTTAACGTCTTTTTTTCGAGAGGGCCATCATTTCGAGTTCTTGTCGACCAAACTATTACCACGATTACTGGCCGAGAAGCGGCAAGAGAAGCGTATTCGAATATGGTCAGCGGGATGCTCGACGGGAGAAGAACCCTACTCTATTGCCATGACGTTAAAAAACTTTACGGGAATGAGCGCTTGGGATGTAAAAATTCTGGCGACCGATCTCGACTCGAATGTGGTAGAAAAGGCCAGATTGGGCGAATACGCCACTGAGCGAGTAGAAACAATACCCGATAACTGTCGCCGATTTATAGCCAGAAATAATGTGGAAGATAGAGTACGAGTAAAGGACGTTATTCGGGATATGATCACATTTAAACAGCTCAACCTACTTCATGAGTGGCCAATGAAAGGGCGTTTCGATATTATATTTTGTCGGAATGTGGTGATTTATTTTGACGTCGAAACGCAAAAAAAATTGTTTGAACGCTATGCTAACCTACTTGAAACAACAGGCAATCTATTTATTGGGCATTCAGAAAATTTACACAATATTACATCACGATTTAAATCTCTAGGTCGAACAATATACGAACTTAACTAG
- a CDS encoding methyl-accepting chemotaxis protein produces the protein MNNWLSIFGLGQSQECKDMAGKLAAVSRTQAIIEFDPSGRILEANSNFLTVTGYTSDEVVGRHHRMFVDDDYANSQEYMLFWENLARGESVVREFKRVGKGGKEIWIQGSYNPLRDDKGKVYKVIKFAIDVTARKQEENTNRIAANQASALKLCSANVMLADNDLNIVYVNDTVVEMLTRNEAKIKESLPSFAVGSLIGTSVDGFHNDASHQRKLLGGLTDTYSTNINVSGLTFGLIATPWFDAEGTRLGTLVEWEDKTERLAEETARATKAAENLRIRQALDVCDTSVMLADKEMNIIYMNEAVRKMMSDRETTIRQQLPNFSVSRLIGTCVDDFHVKPSHQRQLLNDLRSPYSTNLDIAGLTFGLIATPLFSPGGERLGTVVEWDDKTERLAREAEEKAKSDENARVRQALDNVTTNVMIADPDANIIYLNDASVGMMSNAQADIRKALPTFDASKLKGANMDIFHKDVSHQRGIINNLTTTYFGNAEVGGRTFTVIANPIIVDGERLGTVVEWADRTAEVAIEREIDSMVESASAGDFSKQISLDGKTDFFANLGKGLNDLISTVEVALNDVIRMLGAMARGDLSERITRDYRGAFGTMKIDANATADKLTDVITKIRTASGSITSAANEIAQGNADLSQRTEEQASSLEETASSMEQMTSTVKQSADNAIQASSLAMEAQTKAQSGGDVVNRAVVSMGEINTSSKKISDIIGVIDEIAFQTNLLALNAAVEAARAGEQGRGFAVVAGEVRNLAQRSAGAAKEIKDLIRDSVSKVQDGTAQVNESGQTLADIVASVESVTAMMREIADAAKEQTSGIEQVNTAVSQMDEMTQQNAALVEEASAAGEAMADQARALNQVVDFFSIAGHREAAAANAPSTHQSRPTTHTSVAHRASVEPPMSYGSQGGATDDEWEDF, from the coding sequence ATGAATAATTGGCTTTCTATTTTTGGTTTAGGTCAATCGCAAGAATGCAAAGACATGGCTGGAAAGCTCGCCGCGGTTAGCCGAACACAAGCGATAATAGAGTTCGACCCTAGCGGTAGAATTCTAGAGGCGAACAGCAATTTCTTAACCGTTACGGGGTATACCAGTGATGAGGTCGTGGGCCGTCATCATCGTATGTTTGTAGATGATGATTACGCTAATAGCCAAGAGTATATGTTGTTTTGGGAAAATCTAGCGCGCGGAGAGTCGGTGGTAAGAGAATTCAAGCGCGTTGGGAAAGGCGGAAAGGAAATTTGGATACAAGGCTCTTATAACCCGTTGCGCGACGATAAAGGGAAAGTCTATAAGGTTATTAAATTTGCTATTGATGTAACCGCACGAAAGCAGGAAGAAAATACCAATCGTATTGCAGCCAATCAAGCCAGTGCATTAAAGCTGTGTAGTGCCAATGTTATGTTGGCAGACAATGATCTTAATATCGTTTACGTGAATGATACCGTAGTCGAAATGCTGACGCGAAACGAAGCAAAAATCAAGGAGAGTTTACCCTCGTTCGCAGTGGGTTCCCTTATAGGTACTAGTGTTGATGGTTTCCATAACGATGCATCGCATCAGCGTAAATTGTTGGGCGGGTTAACTGACACCTACAGTACCAATATCAACGTGAGTGGGCTTACCTTTGGTTTAATTGCAACGCCTTGGTTTGATGCAGAAGGTACGCGGCTCGGTACGTTAGTGGAATGGGAAGATAAAACGGAGCGCCTCGCAGAAGAAACTGCCCGGGCAACTAAGGCAGCTGAAAATCTACGTATTAGACAAGCGTTAGATGTGTGCGACACGTCGGTAATGTTAGCCGATAAAGAGATGAATATTATCTACATGAACGAAGCGGTTCGGAAAATGATGTCTGATAGAGAGACTACGATTCGGCAGCAATTACCCAATTTTTCCGTGAGCAGGCTTATCGGCACATGTGTAGATGACTTTCACGTAAAACCTTCTCATCAGCGCCAGCTATTAAATGATTTACGCTCGCCTTACAGTACCAATTTAGATATTGCTGGCCTCACATTTGGTCTTATTGCCACGCCACTGTTTAGCCCCGGTGGCGAAAGGTTGGGTACGGTTGTAGAGTGGGACGATAAAACTGAACGATTAGCGCGTGAAGCAGAAGAAAAAGCAAAATCTGATGAAAACGCAAGAGTAAGACAGGCGCTGGATAATGTCACAACCAACGTCATGATCGCAGATCCAGATGCCAATATTATTTATTTAAATGATGCATCGGTGGGCATGATGAGTAACGCGCAAGCGGATATTCGTAAAGCATTACCGACTTTTGACGCATCGAAACTCAAAGGTGCGAATATGGATATCTTCCATAAAGATGTCTCGCATCAACGCGGTATTATCAATAATTTGACAACAACGTACTTCGGTAATGCTGAGGTTGGAGGGCGTACCTTCACGGTAATAGCCAACCCCATTATTGTGGACGGAGAACGGCTAGGCACTGTAGTGGAATGGGCCGATCGCACGGCGGAAGTTGCGATAGAGCGAGAAATCGACTCCATGGTTGAATCGGCGAGCGCTGGCGACTTTAGTAAACAAATTTCGTTAGACGGTAAAACTGATTTCTTTGCCAATTTAGGTAAGGGGTTAAATGATCTAATTAGTACCGTAGAAGTTGCGTTAAATGATGTTATTCGTATGCTAGGCGCGATGGCGCGCGGCGACCTTTCAGAGCGTATCACGCGCGACTATAGGGGCGCTTTCGGCACGATGAAAATAGATGCGAATGCAACGGCCGATAAACTTACCGATGTTATAACTAAAATTCGAACGGCATCGGGGTCGATTACGTCGGCGGCCAACGAAATAGCGCAGGGGAACGCCGATTTGAGTCAGCGTACCGAAGAACAAGCGTCCTCGCTGGAAGAAACCGCGTCGAGTATGGAACAAATGACATCGACGGTAAAGCAAAGCGCCGATAACGCCATTCAAGCGAGTAGTTTAGCGATGGAAGCACAAACCAAGGCGCAAAGTGGTGGTGATGTGGTTAATCGAGCGGTGGTCTCCATGGGGGAAATTAATACCTCAAGCAAAAAAATAAGCGATATCATTGGTGTTATCGACGAAATCGCGTTTCAAACGAACCTTTTAGCCCTTAATGCTGCAGTAGAGGCGGCGCGTGCAGGTGAGCAGGGTAGAGGTTTCGCCGTCGTGGCAGGTGAGGTGCGTAATTTAGCTCAACGTTCGGCTGGTGCCGCGAAAGAAATTAAAGATTTGATTCGCGATAGCGTATCGAAAGTACAAGATGGCACCGCGCAAGTGAATGAGTCGGGGCAAACGCTAGCCGATATTGTCGCGTCGGTGGAAAGCGTTACCGCGATGATGCGCGAAATTGCCGATGCTGCGAAGGAGCAAACGAGCGGTATTGAGCAAGTGAATACAGCGGTCTCCCAAATGGACGAAATGACCCAACAAAATGCGGCTCTGGTAGAGGAAGCCTCAGCGGCAGGTGAGGCCATGGCCGATCAGGCGCGCGCACTCAATCAGGTGGTTGATTTCTTTTCAATCGCCGGCCATAGGGAGGCCGCTGCAGCAAATGCCCCTAGTACCCATCAATCACGTCCAACAACTCATACCAGTGTTGCGCATCGTGCGTCGGTAGAGCCGCCGATGTCTTATGGTTCGCAAGGCGGTGCCACGGACGATGAATGGGAAGATTTCTAA
- a CDS encoding chemotaxis protein CheW has translation MQAQENTAQSMSVTTADNSDISADLNDQYLTFIMAEEEYGVDILCVQEIRGWESATPLPNAPSHIKGVINLRGTIVPIVDLRQCFGLKAIEYTGVTVVIVLKVQMEDGDRIMGIVVDAVSDVYSLSKTDMRAAPDLGSAVNTDFIRGLVNVQEKMVILLDIDKLLTLDDVPNLSNLAEQITQAKTNG, from the coding sequence ATGCAGGCACAAGAAAATACCGCGCAGAGCATGTCCGTTACCACAGCGGATAATAGCGATATATCGGCAGATTTAAATGATCAGTACCTCACCTTCATAATGGCAGAAGAAGAATACGGGGTTGATATTCTCTGTGTTCAAGAAATAAGAGGGTGGGAATCGGCTACACCGCTGCCTAACGCACCCAGCCATATTAAAGGCGTTATAAATTTACGCGGCACCATTGTACCCATTGTGGATCTACGCCAGTGTTTTGGCCTTAAGGCTATTGAATATACCGGTGTGACGGTGGTGATTGTACTGAAAGTACAGATGGAGGATGGTGACCGAATTATGGGTATTGTGGTCGACGCCGTTTCCGACGTTTACTCGTTATCTAAAACTGATATGCGTGCGGCGCCAGATTTAGGGAGCGCAGTGAATACAGATTTTATTCGAGGGCTCGTGAATGTCCAGGAAAAAATGGTTATTTTGTTGGATATAGATAAACTTCTAACGTTGGATGATGTACCCAATTTGTCGAACTTGGCTGAGCAAATTACGCAAGCCAAAACTAATGGATAG
- a CDS encoding chemotaxis protein CheA yields MTIDLSQFHQVFYEESFEGLDVMEAALMELDPANIDDETINAIFRSAHSIKGGSATFGFSSVAEFTHDLETILDQVRSGKRGFRGEDVNTCLNSVDCMREMLQLLQAGEDGYTPLSKELKAVFAALLDADATAVSPSNEGAETLLDTSKQKVETSAEPKLEPIEVAVGKNDSAEKYYQIHFFPDSDILKTGNDVVRMFRELSEISQMLDVCCRADALNLASLNPEDCLMSWTILLKTRNALPAINEVFEWVADESKITITETEIKQVWEIDFAPSDGILLTGNEPIRLFRALEELGDITVAANTDKLPSLELLDHERCLLSWNIILRSADATEDTILEVFEWVLDESRVSVLLHDSTGAVALNEEVGLVPAVAVGTIAAPVGSDAMSFGDTASVTDITAVATPIATPIKTPQAAPAKKVPAEPGSIRVGIDKVDNLINMVGELVITQSMLGQLGTEFEADRLPKLMEGLGQLEQNTRELQESVMRIRMLPISFAFSRFPRMIRDLGQTLNKQLHLEMIGEHTELDKTVMEKIGDPLVHLVRNAVDHGIELPDERVTNGKPALGTITLNAYHQGGNVVIEITDDGKGLDKIAISEKAIEKGIISANEAELMPDEAVFDLIFQPGFSTAQTVSDVSGRGVGMDVVKRNIQALNGSVEIRSQVNVGSTITIRLPLTLAILDGQLVRVGHDTYIFPLVSIVESLQCRKEFISKVAGGCDVFKLRDDYVPIIELHKTFSVPEGTPDLEQSLMVVVEADGEKIGIVVDELLAQQQVVIKSLENNYRRVDGISGATILGDGTVALILDIVGIVKLAGEKFGIAHHLTHGRNFGAQVLPTQAIG; encoded by the coding sequence ATGACCATCGATCTATCGCAGTTTCATCAGGTATTTTACGAAGAAAGTTTTGAGGGGCTTGATGTAATGGAAGCCGCTCTCATGGAGTTGGACCCCGCCAATATCGATGATGAAACCATCAATGCAATTTTCCGATCAGCGCATTCCATTAAAGGGGGCAGTGCAACCTTTGGTTTTAGTTCTGTCGCAGAATTCACCCACGATTTGGAAACCATTCTTGATCAGGTGCGCTCGGGAAAGAGAGGGTTTCGCGGCGAAGATGTTAATACCTGTTTGAACTCTGTCGATTGTATGCGTGAAATGCTGCAATTATTACAGGCGGGGGAGGATGGGTATACGCCGTTGTCGAAAGAGTTGAAAGCTGTTTTCGCGGCACTGTTAGACGCTGATGCAACAGCGGTTTCACCCTCAAATGAAGGTGCTGAAACCCTTCTTGATACGTCAAAACAGAAAGTGGAAACCAGCGCTGAGCCGAAACTTGAGCCTATAGAAGTAGCTGTCGGTAAAAATGATTCAGCCGAAAAATATTATCAAATTCACTTTTTTCCCGATAGCGATATATTAAAAACCGGTAACGATGTTGTACGAATGTTTCGTGAATTATCGGAAATATCTCAGATGTTAGACGTTTGTTGTCGGGCAGACGCACTTAACCTTGCATCCCTCAATCCAGAAGATTGTCTGATGAGCTGGACCATTCTACTGAAAACACGCAACGCACTACCGGCGATCAATGAAGTGTTTGAATGGGTTGCAGACGAATCCAAAATAACGATTACTGAAACTGAAATAAAGCAGGTGTGGGAGATTGATTTCGCTCCCAGCGACGGTATTTTATTAACAGGCAATGAACCCATTCGGTTATTCCGAGCGCTAGAGGAGTTGGGCGATATTACCGTAGCGGCCAATACCGACAAATTGCCCAGCCTAGAATTGTTGGATCATGAACGGTGTTTGTTATCGTGGAATATTATTCTTCGTTCTGCTGACGCAACGGAAGACACTATATTAGAAGTGTTTGAATGGGTGCTAGATGAATCTCGTGTATCGGTCCTATTACACGACTCAACGGGCGCTGTAGCCTTAAACGAAGAGGTTGGTCTTGTACCTGCGGTAGCAGTGGGCACCATTGCTGCACCTGTTGGCAGTGACGCGATGAGTTTTGGCGATACGGCCAGCGTCACTGATATCACTGCAGTAGCAACACCTATTGCAACGCCTATTAAAACCCCGCAAGCGGCGCCTGCCAAAAAAGTGCCGGCCGAACCCGGGTCAATTCGTGTGGGTATTGATAAGGTCGACAACTTAATTAATATGGTCGGCGAGCTAGTTATCACTCAGTCCATGTTAGGGCAGTTAGGTACCGAATTTGAAGCGGATCGCCTGCCCAAATTAATGGAAGGTCTAGGGCAGTTAGAGCAGAATACCCGAGAATTGCAAGAAAGCGTTATGCGTATTCGAATGTTACCTATTAGCTTTGCGTTTAGCCGCTTTCCCCGCATGATTCGAGACCTTGGCCAAACGCTCAATAAACAGCTTCATCTGGAAATGATAGGAGAGCACACGGAACTGGATAAAACGGTAATGGAAAAAATAGGTGATCCATTAGTGCATCTTGTGCGCAACGCTGTGGATCACGGTATTGAATTACCCGATGAACGAGTGACAAACGGTAAACCCGCTTTGGGCACTATTACCTTGAACGCCTACCATCAGGGCGGCAACGTTGTTATCGAAATTACGGATGACGGAAAAGGGTTGGACAAAATTGCTATCTCCGAAAAAGCGATAGAAAAAGGCATTATTTCGGCAAACGAAGCGGAGCTAATGCCAGATGAGGCCGTATTCGATCTTATTTTTCAGCCCGGATTTTCTACCGCCCAAACAGTGAGTGACGTATCGGGGCGTGGTGTGGGTATGGATGTTGTTAAACGTAATATCCAAGCGCTCAATGGCAGTGTCGAAATTCGCTCGCAAGTCAACGTTGGCTCGACTATTACCATACGGTTACCTCTAACGCTCGCAATTTTGGATGGACAGCTTGTTCGCGTGGGTCATGATACCTATATATTTCCTCTGGTTTCAATCGTCGAATCACTTCAATGCCGAAAAGAATTTATCAGTAAAGTTGCGGGAGGCTGTGATGTTTTTAAACTTCGCGACGACTATGTTCCTATTATTGAACTTCATAAAACATTTTCTGTTCCAGAAGGTACGCCAGACTTAGAGCAATCGCTTATGGTGGTGGTGGAAGCCGATGGCGAGAAAATAGGCATAGTAGTGGACGAGTTATTGGCGCAGCAGCAGGTGGTGATTAAAAGCCTTGAAAACAATTATAGACGTGTAGACGGTATTTCCGGTGCAACTATATTGGGTGATGGTACCGTTGCGCTTATTTTGGATATAGTCGGCATTGTAAAGTTGGCTGGCGAAAAATTTGGAATTGCTCATCATTTAACACATGGGCGAAATTTTGGAGCGCAAGTTTTGCCTACCCAAGCCATCGGGTAG
- a CDS encoding response regulator — MAKILAVDDSASMRQMVSFTLKGAGHNVCEASDGVEALRVAKAETGVDLVISDINMPNMDGISLIKELRQLPAFKFTPILMLTTESGTDKKSEGKAAGATGWIVKPFNPDQLLATIGKVL, encoded by the coding sequence ATGGCAAAAATACTTGCCGTTGACGATTCTGCCTCGATGAGGCAAATGGTTAGTTTTACCCTGAAGGGCGCTGGCCACAATGTGTGCGAAGCATCGGACGGCGTTGAAGCACTGCGGGTGGCGAAAGCGGAAACTGGGGTGGACCTAGTCATTTCAGATATCAATATGCCAAACATGGATGGAATATCTCTCATAAAAGAGCTTCGTCAATTACCCGCTTTTAAGTTTACGCCCATCTTAATGCTTACCACGGAATCGGGTACCGATAAAAAAAGTGAAGGGAAAGCGGCAGGTGCTACAGGCTGGATAGTAAAGCCTTTTAATCCAGATCAGCTTCTCGCTACGATTGGGAAAGTACTCTAA
- a CDS encoding STAS domain-containing protein, whose translation MPASINFNLPENMTIANIHGLHEEFEALVDKKDCDAVVLVADAVQRADTAGLQLLLAFMRATRERQISVTWDHPSKQLCNAADLLGLGNAIGIH comes from the coding sequence ATGCCTGCGAGTATTAATTTCAATTTGCCCGAGAACATGACCATTGCCAATATCCATGGTTTGCACGAAGAATTTGAGGCGCTAGTGGATAAGAAAGATTGCGACGCGGTTGTACTGGTAGCCGATGCGGTACAGCGCGCAGATACTGCCGGCCTGCAGCTGTTGCTAGCATTCATGCGGGCTACGCGAGAGCGGCAAATTAGTGTTACGTGGGATCACCCCTCTAAGCAGCTGTGCAATGCTGCAGATCTACTGGGGCTAGGAAATGCCATTGGTATTCACTAA
- a CDS encoding substrate-binding domain-containing protein: protein MFRREKKPLHIGVITPYLQGDYMGEIIEHIRHNCELKHYRFSAIRTNGFGHYTLGIGLNSYSAIIVLRNAANPKLIEKIQNRGIPIIAIAHDYFPLDVPVLTCDNNLGAEQAFDYLQCKNHTDMLFIGDITQYDLRKRYERFCELLKEHQLPCGSAQLICAPNTVFSGGLTAGIEFLQQNSRCTGILCGAGYTAIGFIKKLEEFGFTFPGPIDVVAFDAIRMTNLLTPHLTYIDQNLDLLAKRSLTLLESIIHSSVTPPKTITISPSLYGNSVEPNNDSSANAPNMHGRQHLHKFLDNTDYTGALLNNSFEITRDIVNSRLDNLMDIAPLFSQFLNFGVLSCITHDRKYRIHLSTHKIFERGQTLCIPGNGSDETYTCLPESFPPPAIRAAYALDGDTWVHFPIFCEDDLWGVLSLSGSRETAHHPSSFSSFTAFIDTITFSYSLLLENTELRQQLKQSIAKAPKVNRNSSSLHSLPSFEWDLEKGSVMWSDLALEMLGFTTELEKNIYRNMEIFDRVHPEDETRLRKELTTSLSNLGTMSAAVRLKNTDGEYHNYTLQGEILHREESRAISYRCCLSVIN from the coding sequence ATGTTCAGGCGCGAAAAAAAACCCTTACATATCGGTGTAATTACGCCCTACTTACAGGGCGACTATATGGGAGAAATTATCGAGCATATTCGCCATAACTGCGAGTTAAAACATTACCGTTTTAGCGCCATTCGAACGAATGGTTTCGGCCATTACACACTTGGAATTGGCTTAAATTCCTATAGTGCTATTATTGTCCTACGCAATGCGGCTAACCCTAAACTCATCGAAAAAATTCAGAACCGCGGCATTCCCATTATCGCCATAGCCCACGATTATTTCCCTCTTGACGTACCCGTACTCACCTGTGATAACAATCTAGGCGCCGAACAAGCCTTCGATTATTTACAGTGTAAAAATCACACAGACATGCTCTTTATAGGCGACATTACACAATACGATTTACGCAAACGCTATGAACGCTTTTGTGAGCTTTTAAAGGAGCATCAACTACCTTGTGGGTCAGCACAGTTAATTTGCGCACCGAACACCGTTTTTTCCGGCGGTCTTACCGCTGGTATCGAATTTCTACAACAAAACTCACGGTGCACGGGCATACTCTGCGGTGCTGGGTATACGGCTATAGGGTTTATTAAAAAACTTGAAGAGTTTGGCTTTACCTTTCCTGGCCCTATTGATGTCGTCGCGTTCGATGCCATTAGAATGACTAACCTCTTAACGCCACACCTTACCTATATCGATCAAAACCTTGACCTTCTCGCGAAGCGCAGCCTGACGTTATTAGAAAGTATTATCCACAGCAGTGTTACACCACCGAAAACCATAACCATTTCACCTTCACTTTACGGCAACTCCGTAGAACCAAACAATGATAGTTCAGCGAATGCGCCTAATATGCACGGAAGGCAACACCTTCACAAGTTTCTAGACAATACCGACTACACCGGCGCTTTACTCAATAATAGCTTCGAAATAACGCGGGATATCGTCAATTCTCGTCTCGACAATTTAATGGACATAGCACCACTGTTCAGTCAGTTTTTAAATTTTGGTGTGCTTTCCTGTATTACACATGACCGAAAATATCGCATTCACCTAAGTACACACAAAATTTTTGAACGCGGCCAAACATTGTGTATTCCTGGTAATGGTAGCGACGAAACATACACCTGTTTACCCGAGTCGTTTCCGCCACCCGCTATTCGCGCCGCCTATGCGCTTGACGGTGATACTTGGGTGCATTTTCCCATTTTTTGTGAGGACGACTTATGGGGTGTTCTCAGCCTTTCCGGCTCTCGAGAAACTGCGCACCACCCTAGTAGTTTTTCGAGTTTTACAGCGTTTATCGATACTATTACCTTTAGCTATTCGTTACTGCTTGAAAACACAGAACTGCGTCAACAACTAAAACAATCTATCGCCAAAGCACCAAAGGTTAACCGCAATTCAAGCAGTTTACATTCTCTTCCCAGTTTTGAATGGGATTTAGAAAAAGGTTCTGTGATGTGGAGCGATCTTGCACTAGAAATGCTCGGGTTCACCACTGAACTCGAAAAAAACATATACCGAAATATGGAAATATTTGACAGGGTTCATCCTGAAGATGAAACTAGGCTCCGAAAAGAACTCACCACTAGCTTATCGAATTTAGGCACAATGTCTGCTGCGGTTAGGTTAAAAAATACAGATGGTGAATACCATAACTATACGTTGCAAGGCGAAATTTTACACCGAGAGGAAAGCCGCGCTATTAGCTACCGCTGCTGTTTATCGGTTATTAACTAG
- a CDS encoding flagellar FliJ family protein, with translation MAALRSQRIEVVVELARRKLNDAALALRQQQDILNGEKKRHHELRDYYHHYIELFGAKNVGLRGAQIGESRKFLGQMAKAIEGQGYQVERVEYQLAQLQAAWHSCYLKVQSLTDLQSRYRVEEAMNRDALEQAAVEEWVTLRSNRTP, from the coding sequence ATGGCCGCGCTACGTTCGCAACGCATCGAAGTGGTTGTCGAACTTGCGCGGCGAAAATTGAACGATGCGGCACTCGCGTTACGTCAACAGCAAGATATTCTAAACGGCGAAAAAAAACGTCATCACGAATTACGCGATTACTATCATCACTACATCGAGCTGTTTGGCGCAAAAAATGTAGGGCTACGGGGTGCACAAATAGGCGAATCAAGAAAGTTCCTGGGCCAAATGGCGAAGGCAATAGAAGGGCAGGGTTACCAAGTAGAGCGCGTAGAGTACCAGTTAGCGCAATTGCAAGCCGCGTGGCATAGTTGTTATCTAAAGGTGCAGTCACTTACCGATTTACAATCGCGATATCGCGTGGAAGAAGCGATGAATAGAGATGCGTTAGAGCAGGCGGCGGTAGAAGAGTGGGTTACATTGCGTTCTAATCGAACCCCGTAA